CACCTTGATCAGCGGATCGAGGTGCCCGACGTGGCCCGGGAGGTGCTGATGTCGGAGTACCACTTCCGGCGGCTGTTCTCCGCGCTGGCGGGGATCCCGCTCTCGGAGTACATCCGGCGCAGGCGGCTGACGGTCGCGGGTGCCGAAGTGCTGGCCGGCGAGCGGACGCTGCTGGAGGTCGCGGTGCGATACGGCTACACCTCGGGTGAGGCGTTCGCGCGGGCGTTCCGTGTCATGCACGGCGTCGGTCCCGGCGAGGCCAGGCGGACCGGCGCGAGCCTGAAGTCCCAGCCACGGATGTCCTTCCGCCTCATCGTCGAAGGGAACAGCAGCATGCAGTACAAGGTCGTGGAAAAGGACGAGTTCCGTGTGGTCGGCAGGAAGGCACGGGTGCCGCTCGTGCATGAGGGGGTGAACCCGGCCATCGCCGCCTTCATCCGGGAGATCGGCAAGGAGACGCTGGAGCGCATCGAGAGCCTGTCCGACCAGGAGCCGGCCGGGATCATCTCGGTGAGTGACAATCTGGACGACAGCCGCGCCGAGGGCACCGAACTCGACTACTACCACGGTGCGGTGACCCGGGCCGCGGTGCCGGAGGACATGGACGCGCTCACCGTCCCGGCCGGGACATGGGCCGTCTTCGAGAGCTCCGGGCCGTTCCCGCAGACGCTCCAGTACCTGTGGCGGGACGTGTTCACGCAGTGGTTCCCGTCCAATCCCTACCAGAGCCGGCCGGGGCCCGAGATCCTGCGCACCCGTCTGTCGCCGGACGCGACACAGGCGGACGCGGAGCTGTGGATCCCCGTGGAGCGGACAGCGGTCTGACAGGAGCGGGCGGGCGGAACGCGGCAGGCGGGTCGTTCGTCAGCCGGATGACCGAGCAGCCGAGGACGTGGCGCAGACATGAGACCTGACCAGCACATCGTGTACCGACAAGCGCTGTCGCAGGACAGGGAACAGGCCGATGCGATCGACGACTCGTTCACCACTGACGCCGTCTATGAAGTGGCCGCGGGGGACCAGGGGTTCGCACTGCGGCCGGTCGCCGTCGATCCGCCGCTCGTCAAGATCTTCCCTCCCGATGAGGGCGACGACGACTCCGCCGGCCTGCACAGGGAAGTCGCCGTCGACGAAGGGAAGGTATGCGGCTTCGTTGTCGTCGGGGTCGAGGAGTGGCATCACCGCCTGGTCATCCACGAGATCGCGGTGGCACCCGCACACCGCGGACTCGGGGTCGGCGCGGCTCTGATGCGGCGGGCCTGCGCGTACGGGCGCCGCCATGGAGCACGGACGGCCTGGCTGGAGGTATCGAGCGTGAACGTCCCCGCCATCCGCGCGTATCAGCGGATGGGGTTCACCTTCTGCGGTCTCGACACGACCCTCTACCGGGGCACGCCGAGCGAGGGTGAGACGGCGCTGTTCATGAGCAGGACACTCGATGCGGGATGACCCCCGGGCGCTTCCGGAACGGTCAGGAGGGCGGCGTCGGAAGCGCCCGGCACAGCGCCTCCAGGGCGCTCGGGAAGGCGCTGTCCGTGGGCGTCGCGTAACCGATGACCAGGCCGTGGCGGGGCGGCATGGTCGCGGCGGGGTGGCGGTAGCCGGAGAGCCCGTCGAAAGCCAGGCCCTGCCATCGGGCGGCGCGCAGGGCCGTGCGTTCGTCCGACTCGGGTGAGCCGTCGGGGAGTTGGAGGACGGCGTGCAGGCCGGCGGAGATGCCGGTGACGGTGAGATGCGGAGCGTGCGTGGTCACCGCGTCGATGAGCTGGTCGCGGCGTCTGCGGTAGCGCTGGCGCATCCGGCGGATGTGCCGGTCGTAGGAGCCGTGGGTGAGGAACTCCGCCAGGGTGAGCTGATCGGTGACGCCCGCCCAGGCCTCGCGTTCGCCCTTGGCCTCCAGTACGGCGTCGACGAGACGGTCGGGGAGCACCATCCAGCCCAGGCGCACCGCGGGGGACAGGCTCTTGCTGACCGAGCCGATGTGGAGGACGCGTTCCGGATCCAGGCCCTGGAGGGCGCCGACCGGCTTGCGGTCGTAGCGGAACTCGCCGTCGTAGTCGTCCTCCAGGAGGTAACCCCCGGTGGTGCGTGCCCAGTTGACGGCGGCCGCCCGACGGTCGGGGTGGAGCGGTACGCCGGTGGGGAACTGGTGGGCAGGGGTGAGGAGGGCCGCGCCCACGTCGCCGAACGCGGTCAGCCCCTCCGTGTCGGCGCCGTGTTCGTCGAGGTCCAAGGGGCGGGTGCGGATGCCGGCCGTGGTCAGGAGGTGACGGTGGAAGGGGAGGCCGTAGGACTCGACGGCGAGGGGGTCGGGGAGGACGGCCGGCAGGAGCAGGCGCAGGGCGTGGGCGAAGCCGGAGCAGATGACGAGGCGTTCGGGGTCGGTGCGTACGCCGCGGGTGCGCGCCAGGTAGTCGGCGAGGGCGCGGCGCAGTTCGGGGCGGCCACGGG
This Streptomyces decoyicus DNA region includes the following protein-coding sequences:
- a CDS encoding AraC family transcriptional regulator; protein product: MLERLNQAMEHIECHLDQRIEVPDVAREVLMSEYHFRRLFSALAGIPLSEYIRRRRLTVAGAEVLAGERTLLEVAVRYGYTSGEAFARAFRVMHGVGPGEARRTGASLKSQPRMSFRLIVEGNSSMQYKVVEKDEFRVVGRKARVPLVHEGVNPAIAAFIREIGKETLERIESLSDQEPAGIISVSDNLDDSRAEGTELDYYHGAVTRAAVPEDMDALTVPAGTWAVFESSGPFPQTLQYLWRDVFTQWFPSNPYQSRPGPEILRTRLSPDATQADAELWIPVERTAV
- a CDS encoding GNAT family N-acetyltransferase, whose amino-acid sequence is MRPDQHIVYRQALSQDREQADAIDDSFTTDAVYEVAAGDQGFALRPVAVDPPLVKIFPPDEGDDDSAGLHREVAVDEGKVCGFVVVGVEEWHHRLVIHEIAVAPAHRGLGVGAALMRRACAYGRRHGARTAWLEVSSVNVPAIRAYQRMGFTFCGLDTTLYRGTPSEGETALFMSRTLDAG
- the pdxR gene encoding MocR-like pyridoxine biosynthesis transcription factor PdxR; this translates as MPESWVNPAESLGADLHLELTGPGSRRAVLIRALRDAVRSGRLAPGTRLPPYRSLAADLGVARNTVADAYAELVAEGWLSARQGSGTTVAQRAEPLTPTRAPAHRAPANCPAHNLLQGRPDAASFPRTAWLAAARRALTAAPNDAFGPGDPRGRPELRRALADYLARTRGVRTDPERLVICSGFAHALRLLLPAVLPDPLAVESYGLPFHRHLLTTAGIRTRPLDLDEHGADTEGLTAFGDVGAALLTPAHQFPTGVPLHPDRRAAAVNWARTTGGYLLEDDYDGEFRYDRKPVGALQGLDPERVLHIGSVSKSLSPAVRLGWMVLPDRLVDAVLEAKGEREAWAGVTDQLTLAEFLTHGSYDRHIRRMRQRYRRRRDQLIDAVTTHAPHLTVTGISAGLHAVLQLPDGSPESDERTALRAARWQGLAFDGLSGYRHPAATMPPRHGLVIGYATPTDSAFPSALEALCRALPTPPS